AGAGATCTTGAAAAGGAATTGATACTCAAGACCCTTGAGGAGACAAAGGGTAACAAGAGCCTCGCTGCAAAGCTTCTAGGCGTAAGCGTAAGGACAATAAGGAATAAGCTTGCACAGTACAGGCAGGAATTTCCTGATGGGAAAAAATTTCCTGTTTCAGACCCGTAAGCTGGAGTTTTTTGAATGGCATAAAATTTGAATTAAGGAGAGCAGGATGGCTGACGGTTTCAGAATACTTGAGGAGATTCTCAGATTTGCCGGTATAAGGCACAACCTTATAGTGTCCAATATAGCCAATGTTGATACACCTGGTTACAGGGCAAAGGATATAGAGTTTAAAAATTTGCTCAATCATGAAATGATTGAGCTCACTGTTACCTCTCAGAGACACATTTCCTCAGGCAACCAAGGTTCAAAGCTTGATATACAGGAGGATGAAAAAGGTGCATGGAAGGATAAAAACAACGTAGAACTTGACAGAGAGGTGGCAAAGCTTACAGAGAATGCCCTTTTATATGAAGCAGGTCTTAATATGCTTTCGGCAAAGATAAGGATGTTTAAAAATGCACTGAGGAGGCAGTTATGAAAACCTTTGGGGTTCTTGAAGTCGTAGCATCCTCTCTTCAGGCACAGAGGGAGAGGATGAATACAATTGTTTCAAACATGGCAAATGTACATACAACAAGGACAGAGGAGGGAGGACCTTACAGGCGAAAGGATGTACTTTTTACTGTAAAAGAGATTGAGGCAGGTAATGAGGTGCTTGAGGGTGTTCAGGTTGCCGGAATAATAAGAGACAGTTCACCGTTCAAAATAGTATATGACCCCGGACATCCTGATGCTGATGAGAATGGATTTGTAAAACTTCCTAATGTAGAGGTTCTTGAAGAAATGGTTAACATGCTCATGACCTTCAGGGCTTATGAGGCATCCATAGCGGCATTCAATACTTCAAAGAGCATGTTTATGAAACTCCTTGAGCTTGGAAGATTTTAAAAGTGGAGGTTTGAGATATGT
The window above is part of the Thermodesulfovibrionales bacterium genome. Proteins encoded here:
- the flgB gene encoding flagellar basal body rod protein FlgB, which gives rise to MADGFRILEEILRFAGIRHNLIVSNIANVDTPGYRAKDIEFKNLLNHEMIELTVTSQRHISSGNQGSKLDIQEDEKGAWKDKNNVELDREVAKLTENALLYEAGLNMLSAKIRMFKNALRRQL
- the flgC gene encoding flagellar basal body rod protein FlgC, producing the protein MKTFGVLEVVASSLQAQRERMNTIVSNMANVHTTRTEEGGPYRRKDVLFTVKEIEAGNEVLEGVQVAGIIRDSSPFKIVYDPGHPDADENGFVKLPNVEVLEEMVNMLMTFRAYEASIAAFNTSKSMFMKLLELGRF